One stretch of Sphingomonas bisphenolicum DNA includes these proteins:
- a CDS encoding helix-turn-helix domain-containing protein: MSAQDEIIEEGSGNVFADLGFADPDTHLLKAQLVTRVAEAMQERKLTQIAAAKVTGSTQPELSRILRGQFRSVSVERLLAMLTRLGCKVDIVVRPQGRTTESAVIHFA; encoded by the coding sequence ATGAGCGCACAGGACGAAATCATTGAGGAAGGCAGCGGCAATGTCTTTGCCGATCTAGGCTTTGCCGACCCCGACACCCACCTTTTGAAAGCCCAGCTCGTTACCCGTGTAGCCGAGGCCATGCAGGAACGTAAATTGACGCAGATCGCCGCCGCCAAGGTTACGGGATCTACCCAACCGGAATTGTCGCGCATCCTGCGAGGCCAGTTCCGCAGCGTCTCGGTTGAGCGGCTTCTGGCCATGCTCACCCGGCTTGGCTGTAAGGTCGATATTGTCGTGCGTCCGCAGGGGCGGACCACTGAATCGGCCGTGATCCACTTCGCCTAA
- a CDS encoding type II toxin-antitoxin system RelE/ParE family toxin — MDTERPVRWVASSKRDFREFPDDVQDVMGYALHLAQQGGQHASTKPLKGFGGAGVVEIIDDHQGDTFRTVYTVKFAEAVYVLHAFQKKSKQGKATPQADMDLIRTRLKSAEEHHRQHQTPRGTA; from the coding sequence ATGGATACGGAACGGCCGGTTCGATGGGTGGCATCGTCAAAGCGCGATTTTCGGGAGTTCCCGGACGATGTGCAGGACGTAATGGGCTATGCCCTGCACCTTGCGCAGCAAGGCGGGCAGCACGCCAGCACTAAGCCGTTGAAGGGCTTTGGCGGCGCTGGCGTGGTCGAGATCATAGACGACCACCAAGGCGATACGTTCCGCACGGTCTATACGGTCAAATTCGCGGAGGCGGTCTATGTCCTGCACGCCTTCCAGAAGAAATCCAAGCAGGGCAAGGCCACGCCGCAGGCCGATATGGATTTGATCCGAACGCGGCTGAAATCCGCCGAGGAGCATCACCGGCAACACCAGACCCCGCGAGGCACAGCATGA